Proteins encoded by one window of Tunturibacter psychrotolerans:
- a CDS encoding LssY C-terminal domain-containing protein: MPTASRVVILVLGAFLASAVSSAGPQAAAQTKSAASAKDSQQSTAPGEAPDDADTQDTPDDELDTAAVTLDVSHTSPLIQKLYQATRETKEQPILDRLTEAKKLIADGADVKATDQYGRTALHWTIFGSSYSTKPKVIVAYEGIADQLIQRGVDINHEDIYNDTALDYLLYSPNFEIQTLLIENGATSGFLTAFFHFFNQENGDMPHTIAASVAQSRKADLAPGQTLSIRLNGPVYSEHSRTGDPVEATVTYPLCKSGENITCPKDELVLAPGTKVQATILFAQKAPDKYSRPRLVLDFSNIIHADGTRSPLYARVIDVDNARETVRNNEILGIVQPHASTKASVALAALGMSNPIAGYTIKGVSAVYGLSIRREILFPAGTDLQIQIVRPSMLKTRDTWSGWPVLPVDEKLKAIAAAAPLRVHTKDNKPSDLTNLIFIGSQQQLMAAFQEAGWFEADSLSMGSALKSVQATIRGSGYTSAPVSLLMIDGKPPDLIFQKSLDTFAKRHHIRIWKLPETYQGHEVWIGAATHDIAISTEKKGTKWSHRIDPHIDREREWIETDLLYKGTATSYALVDRPHAPKKTANATGDELLTDGRVSIVELGPTKPNILNPPSPVLQSRE, encoded by the coding sequence ATGCCAACCGCATCGAGAGTAGTGATCCTAGTCCTCGGAGCCTTCCTGGCTTCGGCAGTATCTTCGGCCGGACCTCAAGCAGCCGCGCAAACCAAATCTGCAGCGTCAGCCAAAGACAGCCAACAGTCGACGGCCCCAGGTGAAGCCCCCGACGACGCAGACACTCAGGACACACCAGACGACGAGCTCGACACCGCTGCCGTCACTCTCGATGTATCGCACACTTCGCCGCTGATTCAAAAGCTCTACCAGGCCACCCGGGAGACCAAAGAGCAACCCATCCTCGACCGGCTCACCGAAGCCAAGAAACTAATCGCGGACGGGGCCGACGTAAAGGCCACCGACCAGTACGGCCGCACCGCACTTCATTGGACCATCTTCGGCTCCAGCTACAGCACCAAGCCAAAGGTCATCGTCGCATACGAGGGAATCGCAGACCAACTCATTCAACGCGGCGTCGATATCAACCACGAAGACATCTACAACGACACCGCTCTCGACTACCTCCTCTACTCTCCCAACTTCGAGATCCAGACCCTCCTGATCGAAAACGGCGCGACCAGCGGGTTTCTCACAGCATTCTTTCACTTCTTCAACCAGGAAAACGGAGACATGCCGCATACCATTGCGGCCAGCGTCGCACAATCAAGAAAAGCCGACCTCGCCCCAGGCCAAACCCTCAGTATCCGCCTCAACGGCCCCGTCTATAGCGAACACTCACGCACCGGCGACCCCGTCGAAGCCACCGTCACCTATCCCCTCTGCAAGAGCGGAGAAAACATCACCTGCCCTAAAGATGAGCTGGTACTTGCACCCGGCACGAAAGTACAGGCAACCATCCTCTTTGCCCAGAAGGCGCCGGACAAATACTCGCGCCCACGCCTGGTGCTCGACTTCTCCAACATCATTCATGCCGACGGCACGCGCTCGCCGCTCTACGCTCGCGTCATCGATGTGGACAATGCTCGCGAGACCGTCCGAAACAATGAAATCCTCGGCATCGTCCAGCCTCACGCATCCACCAAGGCTTCCGTCGCCCTCGCAGCTCTCGGCATGTCCAATCCAATCGCGGGGTACACCATCAAAGGTGTCTCCGCCGTCTACGGTCTGTCCATTCGCCGCGAGATCCTTTTTCCAGCAGGAACAGACCTGCAAATTCAGATCGTGCGACCGTCCATGTTGAAGACTCGTGACACATGGTCAGGCTGGCCTGTGTTGCCCGTCGATGAAAAGCTGAAAGCAATCGCTGCAGCGGCACCTCTCCGCGTCCACACCAAAGACAACAAACCCTCCGACCTGACCAACCTCATATTCATCGGCTCACAACAACAGCTCATGGCAGCGTTCCAGGAAGCCGGTTGGTTCGAAGCAGACTCCCTCAGCATGGGCTCTGCGTTGAAATCCGTTCAGGCGACCATTCGCGGCAGCGGCTATACCAGTGCTCCTGTCTCTCTTCTCATGATCGATGGCAAACCGCCCGATCTCATCTTCCAGAAATCTCTCGACACCTTCGCCAAGCGCCATCACATTCGTATCTGGAAGCTGCCTGAAACCTACCAGGGCCACGAGGTCTGGATCGGGGCCGCCACACACGATATCGCAATCTCAACCGAAAAAAAAGGCACCAAATGGTCTCATCGCATCGACCCACACATCGATCGCGAGCGCGAATGGATTGAGACCGATCTCCTCTACAAAGGC
- a CDS encoding YraN family protein, producing the protein MIAAKWIDLQAWAMRGMDSLAARWASGNSGPAHLATGEQGEREALFHLRKLGYTIVARRWKSAKLWGDIDLVGWDGPTLCFIEVKTRSGRDSMPAESAVDSDKRDMLRRMARAYLRGFPEKLRAEVPVRFDVVSVYLLPSGVEFALYRGAFGW; encoded by the coding sequence ATGATAGCTGCGAAGTGGATTGATCTTCAGGCGTGGGCGATGCGGGGGATGGACTCGCTGGCGGCGCGGTGGGCTAGCGGGAATAGCGGACCGGCACACCTTGCTACGGGTGAGCAAGGGGAACGGGAGGCGCTGTTTCATCTGCGGAAGCTGGGGTATACGATCGTGGCGCGGAGGTGGAAGAGTGCGAAGTTGTGGGGCGATATCGACCTGGTGGGTTGGGATGGGCCGACATTGTGTTTTATCGAGGTGAAGACGCGGAGCGGAAGGGATTCGATGCCGGCTGAGTCGGCTGTGGACAGTGACAAACGAGACATGCTGCGGAGGATGGCGCGCGCGTACCTGAGGGGGTTCCCGGAGAAGTTGAGGGCGGAGGTACCGGTCAGGTTCGACGTGGTGTCGGTATACTTGCTGCCATCTGGAGTTGAGTTCGCGCTGTATCGAGGAGCCTTTGGATGGTGA
- a CDS encoding DinB family protein, with the protein MVMYAQVSDVALLDSTALSDRLSEVLRGAMPWLVTISEAEASVPEHPGKWSAKQVIGHLIDSAVNNLGRIVRLQIEPGQSFPGYEQMEWVDLQHYAEREWAQVLALWFALNEQVAWTIGHIERGRLGNIGSVAGASLTLGFLIEDYIAHMQHHLRLMQAWIGKR; encoded by the coding sequence ATGGTGATGTACGCGCAGGTGTCGGATGTTGCGCTGCTGGATTCGACAGCGTTAAGCGATCGCCTGTCGGAGGTGCTGCGTGGTGCGATGCCGTGGCTGGTAACGATCTCTGAAGCTGAGGCGAGCGTGCCGGAGCACCCGGGGAAGTGGAGCGCGAAGCAGGTGATCGGGCATCTTATCGATTCGGCGGTCAACAATCTGGGACGCATTGTTCGGCTGCAGATTGAGCCTGGGCAGAGTTTCCCTGGGTACGAGCAGATGGAATGGGTGGATCTGCAGCATTATGCGGAACGCGAATGGGCGCAGGTCCTGGCGCTTTGGTTTGCGCTGAATGAGCAGGTGGCGTGGACGATTGGTCATATTGAAAGAGGACGGCTGGGAAATATTGGTTCAGTGGCGGGCGCTTCTCTGACGCTGGGATTTCTGATTGAGGACTACATCGCACATATGCAGCATCACCTGCGGTTGATGCAGGCATGGATTGGGAAGCGGTGA
- the gmd gene encoding GDP-mannose 4,6-dehydratase: MKKALITGVTGQDGAYLAQFLLAKGYEVHGIKRRSSLFNTARIDHIYEDPHNPSPHFILHYGDLTDSSSLIHIVQKVQPDEIYNLGAQSHVQVSFEQPEYTADADALGPLRLLEAIRILGLEKKTKFYQASTSELYGLVQEIPQKETTPFYPRSPYAVAKLYAYWICINYREAYGIYACNGVLFNHESPLRGETFVTRKITRGLARVKVGLQQQVFLGNLSAKRDWGHARDYIEMQWLMLQQEKPQDYVIATGEQFSVREFVTRCAKLLDMGLTWQGSGIDEKAVDSKGNIVVAVDPRYFRPTEVETLLGDPSKAKRELGWTPRTSFDELVREMVDADFKAAQRDALVREHGFDAYNVRET, translated from the coding sequence TTGAAGAAAGCCCTCATCACAGGAGTCACTGGCCAGGACGGAGCCTACCTTGCCCAATTCCTCCTTGCCAAAGGTTATGAAGTTCACGGGATTAAGCGTCGCAGCTCACTTTTCAACACGGCTCGCATTGACCATATCTATGAGGATCCCCACAATCCTTCGCCGCACTTTATCCTCCACTACGGCGACCTGACGGACTCCTCGTCTCTCATTCATATCGTTCAGAAAGTCCAGCCTGACGAGATCTATAACCTAGGCGCCCAATCTCATGTTCAAGTGTCCTTCGAGCAGCCAGAGTACACTGCCGATGCCGATGCGCTTGGACCGCTTCGGCTTCTAGAAGCAATCCGCATCCTGGGCCTGGAAAAGAAGACGAAGTTTTATCAAGCCAGCACCTCGGAACTCTACGGGCTGGTCCAGGAGATTCCACAAAAGGAAACCACCCCTTTTTATCCTCGGAGCCCTTACGCGGTAGCCAAGCTGTACGCTTACTGGATTTGCATCAATTACCGCGAAGCGTATGGAATCTACGCCTGCAATGGAGTTCTCTTCAATCACGAGTCGCCGCTGCGCGGTGAGACCTTCGTTACCCGTAAGATCACTCGCGGCCTGGCCCGCGTCAAGGTGGGACTTCAGCAGCAAGTTTTCCTGGGCAATCTGAGCGCAAAACGTGACTGGGGTCACGCGCGAGATTACATCGAGATGCAGTGGCTTATGCTCCAGCAAGAGAAACCGCAGGACTACGTCATCGCCACCGGCGAGCAATTCAGCGTCCGAGAGTTCGTTACACGCTGCGCGAAACTTCTCGATATGGGCTTGACCTGGCAGGGAAGCGGCATCGACGAGAAGGCTGTCGATTCGAAGGGGAATATAGTTGTCGCGGTGGATCCTCGCTACTTCCGACCGACCGAGGTGGAGACTCTGCTCGGTGACCCTAGCAAAGCGAAACGTGAGCTGGGCTGGACTCCGCGAACCAGCTTTGATGAACTAGTCCGTGAGATGGTCGATGCAGATTTCAAAGCCGCCCAACGAGATGCATTAGTTCGTGAACACGGTTTTGACGCTTATAACGTTCGCGAGACCTAG
- a CDS encoding GDP-L-fucose synthase family protein, whose translation MKKDSRIYIAGHRGLVGSAIRRGLEQGGYTNILTRTRDELDLLDTASVTQFFAETKPEYVFLAAAKVGGILANSTYPADFIRDNLVIQSNIIESARKVDVARLLFLGSSCIYPRLAPQPMPESSLLTGPLEPTNRPYALAKIAGIEMCWSYNRQYGTRYLAAMPTNIYGPNDNFDLNTSHVLPALIRKTFEAIKAGAREITVWGTGTPRRELLYSSDLAEACIFLMNLDEAGFQSLLVEDSPPLINIGTGEDVTVRELAETVARVLGFSGQLVFDITKPDGTPRKLMDVSRLHKLGWHHTTSLEQGIGLTWDAVRNTF comes from the coding sequence ATGAAAAAAGACTCCCGCATCTACATCGCCGGTCACCGGGGCCTCGTCGGATCAGCTATTCGTCGTGGTCTCGAGCAGGGCGGCTACACCAATATACTTACGCGTACTCGCGATGAACTTGACCTTCTCGATACCGCTTCGGTGACTCAGTTTTTCGCGGAGACGAAGCCAGAGTACGTCTTCCTCGCAGCAGCGAAAGTCGGGGGGATCCTCGCGAACAGCACTTATCCAGCCGACTTCATCCGCGACAATCTCGTCATTCAGTCAAACATCATCGAATCGGCCCGCAAAGTCGATGTTGCCCGGCTTCTTTTTTTGGGCTCTTCTTGTATCTATCCGAGGCTTGCTCCCCAGCCAATGCCTGAGTCTTCACTGCTCACCGGTCCTCTTGAACCTACAAACCGCCCGTATGCTCTTGCCAAGATCGCCGGCATCGAGATGTGCTGGAGCTATAACCGTCAGTACGGTACCCGTTACCTCGCGGCGATGCCGACAAATATCTACGGTCCCAACGATAACTTCGACCTCAACACGTCGCATGTCCTTCCCGCGCTCATTCGCAAGACCTTCGAAGCTATCAAGGCAGGGGCAAGAGAGATTACCGTTTGGGGTACCGGAACTCCCCGCCGCGAACTTCTCTATTCCAGCGATCTGGCCGAGGCATGTATCTTCCTCATGAATCTTGATGAAGCCGGTTTTCAGTCTCTCCTTGTCGAAGACTCTCCTCCGCTTATTAACATCGGTACGGGCGAAGATGTCACCGTGCGCGAACTCGCCGAAACCGTCGCTCGGGTTCTCGGCTTCTCAGGCCAACTGGTCTTTGACATCACCAAGCCTGATGGCACGCCGCGGAAGCTGATGGATGTCAGCCGCTTACACAAGCTTGGCTGGCACCATACGACTAGTTTGGAACAGGGAATTGGTCTCACCTGGGATGCAGTCCGCAATACGTTCTAG
- a CDS encoding sulfatase-like hydrolase/transferase, with amino-acid sequence MARWRPTRQPIFERAQRFAVSVLCSIAVCGALILVELAWFGWQARSLNAPRPLHRRTNLPQTLQATHPRIIWIILDELSYQQIYGKRFQGLSLPEFDSLATQTTVFTHAVPAGNRTEIVVPSFMSGLAIDKIRPRADGSLMIHLSSENRWENLNQHATVFQDALDAGYSTAVAGWYNPYCRILPDVLDQCNWILNGLAQNRSMPQASILRNTFQPILTSFILVDRLHTALTHEPKATDLYATLHIADYQELSASADRLLQDISADFILLHMPIPHPGGIYNRTTRSFTVGDSSYIDNLALADFYLGHLRSVLESRGEWDSSAIVIMGDHSWRTTSWSIAPDWTPEEQVASDGATFDDRPAYIVKVPYQKTGARIDLPFAAVDTRLLLDAFIKRQIVSAESLSKWVEDLDKKHSK; translated from the coding sequence ATGGCTCGCTGGCGGCCAACTCGCCAGCCCATATTTGAGCGCGCCCAGAGATTTGCGGTCTCAGTGTTGTGTTCGATTGCCGTCTGCGGAGCCTTGATTCTCGTCGAATTGGCGTGGTTTGGATGGCAGGCACGCTCTCTCAATGCACCACGCCCTCTTCACCGCAGGACGAACTTACCCCAGACGCTGCAAGCCACCCACCCTCGCATCATTTGGATTATCCTCGATGAACTGTCGTACCAGCAGATTTATGGAAAGAGATTTCAAGGCCTCAGCCTTCCAGAGTTCGACTCTCTCGCCACCCAGACGACTGTATTCACGCATGCCGTGCCAGCCGGCAACAGGACAGAAATTGTCGTGCCATCGTTTATGTCGGGTCTGGCGATCGACAAGATCCGCCCCCGCGCGGATGGAAGTCTGATGATCCATCTCTCGAGCGAGAACAGATGGGAGAACTTAAACCAACACGCTACAGTCTTCCAGGATGCTCTCGATGCCGGTTACAGCACCGCGGTAGCCGGCTGGTATAACCCATACTGCCGCATCCTCCCAGACGTGCTTGATCAATGCAACTGGATATTGAATGGATTAGCTCAAAACAGATCGATGCCTCAAGCTTCTATCCTCAGGAACACCTTCCAGCCCATTCTCACAAGTTTCATCCTCGTGGATCGTCTGCATACCGCACTCACCCACGAACCCAAGGCCACGGACCTTTATGCCACACTTCACATCGCCGACTATCAGGAGCTTTCCGCCTCAGCGGATCGCCTCCTTCAAGATATCTCGGCTGACTTTATCCTGCTCCACATGCCCATACCCCATCCGGGCGGCATCTACAACCGCACAACACGAAGCTTCACCGTGGGAGACTCGAGCTACATCGACAACTTAGCTCTCGCAGACTTCTATCTGGGACATCTGCGGTCCGTCCTTGAATCGCGCGGCGAGTGGGACTCTTCTGCCATAGTCATCATGGGAGACCACTCCTGGCGGACCACCTCCTGGTCTATCGCTCCAGACTGGACTCCGGAAGAGCAGGTCGCAAGCGATGGAGCGACTTTCGACGACCGTCCGGCATACATTGTGAAGGTGCCTTACCAAAAAACAGGCGCGCGGATCGATCTACCATTCGCCGCTGTCGACACCCGACTACTGTTGGACGCATTTATAAAACGGCAGATCGTTTCGGCCGAGTCACTTTCCAAGTGGGTCGAAGATCTCGACAAGAAGCACTCCAAATAA